One window of Mediterraneibacter gnavus ATCC 29149 genomic DNA carries:
- a CDS encoding ABC transporter substrate-binding protein gives MKKKTAILLAGTMIASTILAGCGSKEEGAANQVASEELKGDITFWHSFTQGPRLEVIQETADQFMKDNPGVNIKIETFSWGDFYTKWTTGLASGNVPDMSTALPGHVVEMMNADALVPVDDLIDDIGRDKFSKTALSEGEKDGECYSLPLYSHAQVMWYRKDLLEEAGLSVPKTWDEFAEAAKTLTKDGVYGCSFPCGSNDLMATRFLNFYVRSGGGSLLTDDLKADLTSDLAIDGIKYWLDIYKNCSPKDSVNYAVLDQANLFYQGKTAFDFNSGFQISGVETNSPDLIDQIDCAPLPKLNADDPDYGAETSNIPMVIWRNSKHPEICKAFMKKLYERDTYIKFLDATPVGMLPSISGISDTPEYKENETVQKFSNAVDVITDAMEKGTAIGYEHGPSIQAGFLTSQGIIESMFQDIITNGTDVKKAAKTAEKQLNELFSTVQQ, from the coding sequence ATGAAGAAAAAAACAGCTATTTTATTAGCCGGAACAATGATTGCATCTACCATACTTGCGGGATGTGGTTCTAAAGAAGAGGGCGCAGCAAATCAAGTGGCATCCGAGGAGCTGAAAGGAGATATTACATTTTGGCATTCTTTTACACAAGGACCAAGACTGGAAGTGATACAGGAAACCGCGGACCAGTTTATGAAAGATAATCCGGGAGTAAATATTAAAATTGAAACATTCTCTTGGGGAGATTTTTACACAAAATGGACAACGGGGCTGGCTTCAGGAAATGTGCCAGACATGAGTACTGCACTTCCAGGGCATGTGGTAGAGATGATGAATGCAGATGCTTTGGTGCCTGTGGATGACTTAATAGATGATATTGGAAGGGACAAATTTTCAAAGACGGCATTATCGGAAGGTGAAAAAGATGGGGAATGTTATTCCTTGCCACTGTATTCTCACGCACAGGTTATGTGGTATCGTAAGGATTTATTGGAGGAAGCAGGACTTTCTGTGCCTAAGACATGGGATGAATTTGCTGAGGCTGCAAAAACACTTACAAAAGATGGTGTGTATGGCTGTTCCTTCCCTTGTGGTTCAAATGATCTTATGGCAACCAGGTTTTTGAATTTTTATGTCAGGAGTGGGGGAGGGAGTCTTTTGACCGATGACCTTAAAGCAGATCTGACCAGTGACCTGGCAATAGATGGAATCAAATACTGGTTGGATATTTATAAAAACTGTTCTCCGAAAGATTCTGTCAATTATGCTGTATTGGATCAGGCAAATTTGTTTTATCAGGGAAAAACAGCATTTGATTTTAATTCGGGTTTCCAGATTAGCGGGGTGGAAACCAACTCTCCGGATTTGATCGATCAGATCGATTGTGCGCCACTTCCAAAGCTGAATGCAGATGATCCAGATTATGGAGCTGAGACTTCTAATATTCCTATGGTCATTTGGAGAAATTCAAAACATCCGGAAATCTGTAAAGCCTTTATGAAAAAACTGTATGAGAGAGATACCTATATTAAATTCCTGGATGCGACTCCAGTAGGAATGCTTCCTTCCATTAGTGGAATTTCTGATACGCCGGAATATAAGGAAAACGAGACAGTTCAAAAGTTCTCCAACGCAGTCGATGTGATTACAGATGCAATGGAGAAGGGAACCGCTATCGGATATGAGCATGGTCCAAGCATTCAGGCAGGTTTCCTTACTTCTCAGGGAATCATTGAAAGTATGTTCCAGGATATTATTACGAATGGTACGGATGTGAAGAAGGCTGCCAAAACAGCAGAAAAGCAATTAAATGAATTATTCAGTACCGTGCAGCAATGA
- a CDS encoding AraC family transcriptional regulator has protein sequence MEDDMSVVDNIRFTFLYIEFYSMGRTWVYPESVIPYSIFRYIEKGKAELCIDGEEIIVEENQIVYIPQGCKMSCRALGESFEFYSLRFTTSVFYEGEDMLAEYYGIPRVSVNEGEDVYFKEIYKWVKKDSMVKKCFVRGNLDLLIGSLAMHGNKVDKVTGDFVETIEEKSLRDRNSKKNEQIDPRIYIVADYIILHPSEKYTPQKMAEMADLSKQRFSSLFKINMGKTPMEYVREIRLTTAARALLVSNDNINDIAYACGYEDTNYFIREFKSAFGFTPNQYRKVARE, from the coding sequence ATGGAGGATGATATGTCAGTGGTAGATAACATACGATTTACGTTTTTATATATTGAGTTTTATTCCATGGGAAGAACATGGGTGTATCCGGAATCAGTGATTCCGTATAGTATATTCCGATATATTGAAAAAGGAAAGGCGGAACTTTGTATTGACGGGGAAGAAATTATTGTGGAGGAAAATCAGATTGTATATATCCCGCAGGGATGCAAAATGTCTTGTCGTGCGCTCGGTGAATCCTTTGAGTTTTACAGTCTTCGTTTTACTACCTCGGTATTTTATGAAGGGGAAGACATGTTGGCGGAATATTATGGGATTCCAAGAGTTTCGGTCAATGAGGGAGAAGATGTTTACTTTAAAGAAATTTATAAGTGGGTAAAAAAGGATTCCATGGTAAAAAAATGCTTTGTAAGAGGGAATTTGGATCTTCTGATTGGTTCGCTGGCTATGCACGGGAATAAGGTTGATAAGGTGACTGGAGATTTCGTGGAAACAATAGAGGAAAAGTCATTAAGGGATAGGAATTCAAAGAAGAATGAGCAAATCGATCCAAGGATCTATATAGTGGCAGATTATATTATTCTGCATCCAAGTGAAAAGTACACGCCACAAAAGATGGCAGAAATGGCAGATCTTAGTAAACAGAGATTCAGCAGCCTATTTAAGATTAATATGGGAAAGACACCAATGGAATATGTGAGAGAGATTCGGCTTACAACAGCAGCAAGGGCTTTACTGGTAAGTAATGACAATATCAATGATATTGCGTATGCATGTGGATATGAAGACACGAATTATTTTATAAGGGAATTTAAGTCAGCCTTTGGTTTTACTCCGAATCAATATCGGAAAGTAGCAAGAGAGTAA
- a CDS encoding YhcH/YjgK/YiaL family protein produces the protein MIFDSIQNKENYKEDRKIYQALCYLAEIKRWEEAFPDTVIQKGVIVANPVSFVSKEEKECMYEAHQKYIDVHYIIEGVERIATADVSSLQIQTPFSEEKDIGFYQGDESGGYLLKAGEFMVCFPSDAHKVAMMDKSPEIVKKIVVKIKV, from the coding sequence ATGATATTTGATTCGATTCAGAATAAGGAAAACTATAAGGAAGACAGGAAAATCTATCAGGCATTATGCTATTTGGCAGAAATAAAAAGATGGGAAGAAGCATTTCCGGATACCGTAATTCAGAAAGGAGTCATAGTGGCGAACCCAGTATCATTTGTTAGCAAGGAAGAAAAGGAGTGTATGTATGAAGCACATCAAAAGTATATAGATGTTCATTATATTATTGAAGGAGTGGAAAGAATTGCAACTGCTGATGTAAGTAGTCTGCAAATCCAAACGCCGTTCAGTGAAGAAAAAGATATCGGGTTTTATCAAGGGGATGAATCAGGCGGTTATCTATTGAAGGCAGGAGAGTTTATGGTGTGCTTTCCAAGCGATGCACATAAGGTTGCAATGATGGATAAATCACCGGAAATAGTAAAAAAAATAGTCGTTAAAATTAAAGTTTAA
- a CDS encoding SGNH/GDSL hydrolase family protein encodes MISTDEGYMRLEYFSENVAADKKRKEFDIKNHALCYTNQKPDFLFIGDSITEYWELNAYFGSGNHFLVNRGIAGDTTKYLKKRFYTDAVQLRPRYCILGIGINDSIELEGDYWKRLEPTPYNQVVATAKLHITEIVQQAKEENICLILTSLLPIHIPILMDERSRKNYIKELNEWLAEVAKKNNLIFVNYYATMVFPGTDKPLDKITYDGLHPNAKGYQIMATVLRNTLKKYEILI; translated from the coding sequence ATGATTTCAACAGATGAAGGATACATGAGGCTGGAATATTTCTCTGAAAATGTTGCAGCGGATAAAAAAAGAAAAGAGTTCGATATAAAAAATCATGCATTATGCTACACAAACCAAAAGCCAGATTTTCTCTTTATTGGGGATTCCATTACAGAGTATTGGGAGCTAAATGCATATTTTGGAAGTGGTAATCACTTTCTTGTTAATAGGGGCATTGCGGGAGATACAACAAAGTACTTAAAAAAGCGATTTTATACAGATGCAGTTCAATTACGTCCAAGATATTGTATCCTGGGAATAGGAATTAATGATTCCATAGAGCTGGAAGGGGATTATTGGAAAAGATTGGAGCCGACACCGTATAATCAAGTAGTGGCAACTGCAAAGCTGCATATTACAGAAATTGTACAACAGGCAAAAGAAGAAAATATCTGCTTGATTCTAACATCTCTTTTACCAATTCATATTCCGATCCTGATGGATGAAAGGAGTAGAAAAAATTATATCAAAGAGCTGAATGAGTGGCTGGCAGAAGTGGCGAAGAAGAATAATCTTATTTTTGTAAATTATTATGCTACAATGGTATTTCCAGGAACAGACAAGCCGTTGGATAAGATTACCTATGATGGTCTGCACCCAAATGCCAAAGGATACCAGATCATGGCCACAGTTTTACGTAATACGTTAAAAAAATATGAGATTCTAATTTGA
- a CDS encoding family 1 glycosylhydrolase, whose protein sequence is MQRRKNRDCNASMPDDVIAAMDAEHRNYFYGDVHVRGKYPGYMKRYFREHGIQIQFAPEDEEILKNTVDFVSFSYYMSVCATSDPEKQKKGLGNLLGGVPNPTLKASDWGWQIDPKGLRYVLNMFYDRYQKPLFIVENGLGAVDVLVEDENGNKTVEDDYRIQYLKDHLIQVGEAIQDGVEIMGYTSWGCIDVVSASTAELKKRYGYIYVDRNDDGTGTMERYKKKSFYWYQKVIESNGEVLYSEEDINLSE, encoded by the coding sequence ATGCAGAGAAGGAAAAACAGAGATTGCAATGCATCCATGCCAGATGATGTGATCGCGGCGATGGATGCAGAGCATCGTAACTATTTTTATGGAGATGTGCATGTACGAGGAAAATATCCGGGATATATGAAACGATACTTCAGGGAGCATGGAATCCAGATTCAGTTTGCTCCGGAAGATGAAGAAATTCTGAAAAATACGGTAGATTTTGTATCATTTAGTTATTATATGAGTGTCTGTGCGACATCAGATCCTGAAAAACAGAAAAAAGGTCTTGGAAATCTTCTGGGAGGAGTACCGAATCCAACACTCAAAGCAAGTGACTGGGGGTGGCAGATCGATCCGAAAGGATTGCGCTATGTGCTGAATATGTTTTATGATCGCTATCAGAAGCCGCTGTTCATTGTAGAAAATGGATTGGGAGCTGTAGATGTTCTGGTCGAAGATGAGAATGGAAACAAAACAGTAGAGGATGATTACCGGATTCAGTATCTGAAGGATCACCTGATACAGGTGGGGGAAGCGATTCAGGATGGCGTGGAAATTATGGGATACACATCCTGGGGATGTATCGATGTTGTCAGTGCATCTACTGCAGAATTAAAAAAACGATATGGGTACATTTATGTAGACAGAAATGATGATGGAACAGGTACGATGGAACGGTATAAGAAGAAATCATTTTACTGGTATCAGAAAGTGATTGAAAGCAACGGGGAAGTGCTATATAGTGAAGAAGATATAAATTTAAGTGAATAG
- a CDS encoding DUF4038 domain-containing protein — protein sequence MSRVTVSEDKSTFCRDKKPFFYLADTIWSAFTNITEDEWIYYLKRRKEQGFNVLQINTMPQWDRCISDIGLYPFATADGHRFDFTKWNEAYYEHAVRMCELAEEEGFQLALVVLWLNYVPGTWGSKVTDCNVMPKEFVKTYTEKIVHVFDRFEPIYIVSGDTDFDTPEAVSYYRDALDVLCEKSPHTLKTMHIKRGYDFLPEEFLEKLDFYMFQSGHNREGQDMAYVLPENFRKKYPKKPLINAEPCYEQMGFRRKIYGRFQAEDTRKAAWSSILSGACAGVTYGAHGIWNWQKLNKPVNPILGEGFDAPFPWNEALQFPGAWDYGMIRQLLDELHTGELIPAQEVLENETTQIRMAQTTDGRYLLYLPHSTKVVLKRELNGCSIRAMDLASGHRAYVSAVCREGKTEIAMHPCQMM from the coding sequence ATGAGCAGAGTAACAGTAAGTGAGGATAAAAGCACATTTTGTCGGGATAAAAAGCCGTTCTTTTATCTGGCAGATACCATCTGGAGTGCGTTTACAAATATAACCGAGGATGAGTGGATTTATTATCTGAAGAGACGCAAAGAGCAGGGGTTTAACGTTCTCCAGATCAATACAATGCCGCAGTGGGATCGTTGTATCTCGGATATCGGACTGTATCCCTTTGCGACAGCGGATGGACATCGGTTTGACTTTACAAAGTGGAATGAGGCGTATTATGAGCATGCGGTCAGAATGTGTGAACTGGCGGAAGAGGAAGGATTTCAGTTGGCGCTGGTGGTGCTCTGGTTAAATTATGTGCCGGGAACATGGGGGAGCAAGGTTACGGATTGTAATGTGATGCCGAAGGAATTCGTTAAAACATATACAGAAAAGATTGTACATGTTTTTGATCGATTTGAGCCGATTTACATTGTAAGCGGAGATACAGATTTTGATACGCCGGAAGCAGTGTCCTATTATCGGGATGCACTGGATGTTTTATGTGAAAAAAGTCCGCATACATTGAAAACGATGCATATCAAACGGGGATATGATTTTCTTCCGGAAGAATTTTTGGAAAAACTGGATTTTTATATGTTCCAGTCCGGACATAATCGGGAAGGGCAGGATATGGCATATGTTCTTCCAGAAAATTTCCGTAAGAAATATCCGAAAAAACCATTGATCAATGCAGAACCATGTTATGAACAGATGGGGTTCCGCAGAAAAATATATGGTCGTTTTCAGGCAGAAGATACCAGAAAAGCAGCATGGAGCAGCATTTTGTCCGGGGCTTGTGCAGGGGTGACTTATGGAGCTCATGGAATCTGGAACTGGCAAAAACTGAACAAACCCGTAAATCCAATCCTTGGAGAAGGATTTGACGCACCGTTTCCATGGAATGAAGCACTACAGTTTCCGGGAGCGTGGGATTATGGAATGATCCGTCAGCTTCTTGATGAGCTTCATACAGGAGAGTTGATACCGGCACAGGAAGTGTTAGAGAATGAGACAACACAGATTCGTATGGCGCAGACAACAGATGGCAGATATCTGTTGTATCTTCCGCATAGTACGAAGGTTGTGTTAAAAAGAGAGTTGAATGGATGCAGTATCAGGGCAATGGATCTGGCATCCGGGCACAGAGCATATGTAAGTGCAGTATGCAGAGAAGGAAAAACAGAGATTGCAATGCATCCATGCCAGATGATGTGA
- a CDS encoding glucose PTS transporter subunit IIA, which translates to MGVAAALLYPDRTAAYSAGEALTFLKIPVVLVSYTSSVIPIVISVYALSKLEKGLKKIVPTVCKTFLTPLLSLAIMVPATYLVIGPIADTVGKALASGYTGLVGLNPVIAGGLLGLIWPAAVMFGVHWGFVPIVMNNIAEYGRDTLFTITGPNNMAQAGATLGVFLKTKDKSVKELAGPAALSAVLAGITEPAIYGVTLRFKRPFFIGAVFSGIAGAIVAAAGTGAPTLLGTSILTLPGYIGVGFVGFLIACAIAYFGSAIVTYFFGYSDDMLPKKEEKKEEPQEIIPAKDEALLAPVSGKVIPLSEVRDEAFAGGILGQGAAVIPENGEICAPCDGVISVMYPTGHAVGIKSDIGAEILIHVGMDTVTLNGSCFAVKVKAGDYVKAGQLLVRANIEGIKKEGLDITTPVIVANTADYMQIKTVAEESVKSGEVLLNCVSK; encoded by the coding sequence GTGGGAGTTGCAGCGGCATTACTTTATCCGGATCGGACAGCTGCATATTCTGCCGGAGAGGCATTGACCTTTTTAAAAATTCCGGTTGTGCTGGTAAGCTATACTTCATCTGTAATCCCGATTGTGATTTCAGTATATGCACTTTCTAAACTGGAAAAAGGATTGAAGAAAATCGTCCCGACAGTATGCAAAACCTTTTTGACGCCGCTTCTCAGTCTGGCAATTATGGTGCCGGCAACTTATCTTGTGATCGGGCCGATTGCAGATACTGTAGGAAAAGCACTGGCTTCCGGATATACAGGACTGGTGGGATTGAATCCGGTTATTGCAGGGGGACTGCTTGGTCTGATCTGGCCGGCAGCAGTCATGTTTGGTGTACACTGGGGATTTGTTCCGATTGTTATGAATAATATTGCAGAGTATGGACGAGATACATTGTTTACCATCACTGGACCCAATAACATGGCACAGGCAGGAGCTACACTTGGTGTGTTCCTGAAAACAAAAGACAAATCAGTTAAGGAACTGGCAGGTCCGGCAGCGCTTTCGGCAGTTCTCGCAGGAATTACAGAACCTGCGATTTATGGAGTTACATTGCGGTTTAAAAGACCATTTTTCATCGGGGCGGTATTTTCCGGAATTGCAGGAGCTATCGTAGCTGCTGCAGGAACAGGAGCACCAACACTTCTTGGAACAAGCATTTTGACATTGCCGGGATATATCGGTGTCGGATTTGTCGGATTTTTAATCGCGTGTGCGATCGCCTATTTTGGATCTGCGATTGTAACGTATTTCTTTGGATATAGTGATGATATGCTTCCGAAAAAAGAAGAAAAGAAAGAAGAACCACAGGAAATTATTCCGGCAAAAGATGAAGCGCTTCTGGCGCCGGTCAGTGGAAAAGTAATTCCTCTTTCTGAGGTAAGAGATGAAGCGTTTGCGGGAGGAATCCTCGGACAGGGTGCGGCAGTAATTCCAGAAAATGGAGAAATCTGTGCACCGTGTGACGGAGTAATCAGTGTGATGTATCCAACCGGACACGCAGTAGGCATTAAATCAGATATCGGAGCAGAGATTTTGATCCATGTAGGCATGGATACGGTGACTTTAAATGGAAGCTGTTTTGCTGTAAAAGTGAAAGCCGGTGATTATGTGAAAGCAGGACAGCTTCTGGTCAGAGCGAATATTGAAGGAATCAAAAAGGAAGGTTTGGATATTACAACACCGGTCATTGTTGCAAATACAGCAGATTATATGCAAATTAAGACGGTAGCAGAGGAATCCGTGAAGAGCGGAGAAGTTCTGCTGAACTGTGTTTCCAAATAG
- a CDS encoding PTS transporter subunit EIIB, whose protein sequence is MAKKNYENLAKEIVRYIGGVENVNTLIHCATRLRFKVKNIQNVDKKKLEQLEGVITVLDSGGQIQVVIGQHVADVYDTIFEVTDLKKENPSDAEESGEKKNLLNTFMDTISGISGIYRSKKIQSE, encoded by the coding sequence ATGGCTAAGAAAAACTATGAAAATCTGGCAAAGGAAATTGTCAGATATATCGGTGGGGTGGAAAATGTTAATACTTTGATCCATTGTGCAACAAGGCTTCGATTTAAAGTAAAAAACATACAGAATGTAGATAAGAAAAAACTGGAGCAGTTGGAGGGAGTGATTACAGTACTTGACAGCGGTGGTCAGATCCAGGTTGTAATCGGGCAGCATGTAGCGGATGTATATGATACAATTTTTGAAGTTACAGACTTAAAAAAGGAGAATCCGAGTGATGCAGAGGAATCAGGGGAGAAAAAGAATCTCCTGAATACATTTATGGATACGATTTCTGGTATTTCTGGCATATACCGCAGCAAAAAAATTCAGAGCGAATGA
- a CDS encoding MATE family efflux transporter, which translates to MSTKVVSMTEGKIWKKLLLFSIPLMMGSFFQQLYNTADSIIVGNYVGKEALAAIGTTDNLINTFIGFFMGLSTGAGIIISQYFGAKDEKNVQIAVNTTIGLTFVMSVICTVCALGFRTQMLKLMNTPAEVFVQADAYLRIYFLGVTGLLFYNMGAGILRAVGDSRRPLYFLIFSTVLNIVLDLIFVAGFSLGVEGAAYATVISQGASAVLVMIVLSRERASYRVVWNRIRLNPEMIGKIVRVGLPMALQSAVVSFSNVFVQSYINHFGVAAMAGWLAYGKVDKFCLLPIQSLSLGLMTFVGQNYGAKRYDRIRKGIRTGLTMCFGIAICMIILINLFAESLVSMFIQSPDVVKFGTLFIHIEMPFYLALCVNSVYDSTLRGIGMTKGPMLIMMINSILFRQIYLFVVSRVSESMIPIVLGYPLGWILCSVMLVLYYKHHCSSAYKE; encoded by the coding sequence ATGAGTACAAAAGTTGTTTCAATGACAGAAGGAAAAATCTGGAAGAAATTATTACTGTTTTCGATTCCACTGATGATGGGAAGTTTTTTTCAGCAGCTTTACAATACGGCGGATAGTATTATTGTAGGTAATTATGTCGGGAAAGAAGCTCTGGCAGCAATCGGAACGACAGATAATCTGATCAATACGTTTATCGGCTTTTTTATGGGACTTTCTACAGGAGCAGGAATTATCATTTCGCAGTATTTCGGAGCAAAAGATGAGAAGAATGTACAGATTGCGGTAAACACAACGATTGGGCTTACATTTGTTATGAGCGTGATTTGTACGGTGTGCGCGCTGGGATTCAGGACACAAATGCTTAAATTGATGAATACACCAGCAGAGGTATTTGTACAGGCAGATGCATATCTGAGAATTTATTTTCTCGGAGTAACAGGGCTTCTCTTTTATAATATGGGAGCTGGAATCCTTCGGGCAGTAGGTGACTCCCGTCGACCGTTATATTTCCTTATCTTTTCAACCGTTTTGAATATCGTCCTGGATTTGATTTTTGTGGCAGGGTTCAGTCTGGGCGTAGAAGGAGCGGCGTATGCTACGGTTATTTCGCAAGGGGCATCTGCTGTCCTTGTAATGATCGTTCTGAGCAGAGAACGGGCAAGTTATCGAGTGGTTTGGAATAGGATCAGACTCAATCCGGAAATGATAGGAAAGATAGTACGCGTCGGATTACCGATGGCATTACAGTCGGCAGTTGTGTCATTCTCTAATGTATTTGTACAGTCGTATATCAATCATTTCGGTGTAGCGGCAATGGCGGGATGGTTAGCATATGGAAAAGTTGATAAATTCTGTCTGCTTCCGATTCAAAGTCTTTCTCTTGGTTTGATGACATTTGTCGGACAGAATTATGGGGCAAAACGATATGACAGAATTAGAAAAGGAATCCGGACAGGATTGACAATGTGCTTTGGGATTGCGATATGCATGATCATTCTAATTAATCTCTTCGCAGAATCGTTGGTATCCATGTTTATCCAAAGTCCGGACGTTGTAAAATTCGGAACATTATTTATCCATATAGAAATGCCGTTTTACCTTGCGCTCTGTGTCAACTCAGTTTACGACAGTACGTTAAGAGGGATCGGAATGACGAAAGGACCGATGTTGATTATGATGATAAATTCGATTCTCTTCCGGCAGATTTACTTATTTGTTGTGTCCAGAGTATCAGAATCCATGATTCCGATTGTGCTCGGATACCCATTAGGATGGATCTTGTGCAGTGTGATGCTGGTTCTGTATTATAAACATCACTGCTCATCAGCATATAAGGAGTAA
- a CDS encoding polysaccharide deacetylase family protein produces MRNKLKNIYVCFPKGKHKVLTLSYDDGRVEDRRLVEIMNQNGVRGTFHLNSGLVDEERIQVEEWKTLYQRHEVSCHTVLHPTISRCPIEQTAMQVLEDRRALERAVGYPVRGMSYPNGSCNDEIVGLLPGLGIEYCRTVGSTDSFGMPENYLKWTATCHHNHNLLENGQKFVELFKAQYLYMMYVWGHSFEFTRDNNWELIEEFCQLVGNREDIWYATNIEIVDYMKAAKNLKFTIDADKVYNPGFDSVWINVDGMIVEVPGGKTVNI; encoded by the coding sequence ATGAGGAACAAATTGAAAAATATCTATGTATGTTTTCCGAAAGGAAAGCATAAGGTTCTGACGCTTAGTTACGATGATGGACGGGTGGAAGACAGACGTCTCGTGGAAATTATGAATCAAAATGGAGTTCGTGGGACATTTCACTTGAATTCAGGCTTGGTAGATGAAGAACGAATCCAGGTGGAAGAGTGGAAAACGCTTTATCAGAGACATGAGGTATCCTGCCATACCGTACTGCATCCGACAATCAGTCGATGTCCGATTGAGCAGACCGCTATGCAGGTGCTGGAGGATCGACGTGCGCTTGAGAGAGCGGTTGGATATCCGGTAAGAGGAATGTCTTATCCGAATGGTTCCTGCAATGATGAAATTGTCGGGTTGCTTCCGGGACTGGGAATTGAGTACTGTCGGACTGTAGGAAGTACGGATAGCTTTGGTATGCCGGAGAATTATCTGAAATGGACGGCAACCTGCCATCACAATCACAATCTGCTGGAAAACGGCCAGAAGTTTGTTGAATTATTTAAAGCACAGTACTTATACATGATGTATGTATGGGGGCACAGCTTTGAGTTTACAAGAGATAATAACTGGGAGCTGATAGAAGAATTCTGTCAGCTTGTGGGAAATCGGGAAGATATATGGTATGCGACGAATATTGAAATTGTGGATTATATGAAGGCTGCAAAAAATTTGAAGTTTACAATTGATGCAGATAAAGTATATAATCCAGGATTTGATTCTGTATGGATTAATGTCGATGGAATGATCGTGGAAGTGCCAGGTGGAAAGACGGTCAATATATAG
- a CDS encoding glycoside hydrolase family 88/105 protein yields the protein MGKLEYNKANLEEQMDKIVARTMRMDMTWDWPCGVAYYGIAEAYEATKKQEYLNVLKERVDELIELGLPVWTVNTCAMGHCLITLYQATGEEKYMDLIQFKIAYLRNDALRFGNHVLQHTVSAKNDFPEQCWADTLFMAAFFMLRVGVMTEDAELIDDALNQFCWHIQYLQDEENGLWYHGYNNITKDHMSGFHWGRANCWGAYTMCQVGRILPECYLYPQYLEIVGSLNEQLSALKLLQTENGLWRTILDDEESYEEISASAGIAAALTLKGNPLHLKYVQKSIDGILAHVNPDGRVTDVSGGTAVMKDREGYCGISKKWIQGWGQGMALAFFSAVLNVENITGDGAL from the coding sequence ATCGTTGCGCGTACGATGCGTATGGATATGACATGGGACTGGCCATGCGGAGTCGCGTATTACGGAATTGCAGAAGCATATGAGGCAACAAAAAAGCAGGAATATCTGAACGTATTAAAAGAGAGGGTAGATGAACTGATTGAACTTGGACTTCCTGTCTGGACAGTAAACACCTGCGCGATGGGGCATTGTCTGATCACGCTGTATCAGGCTACCGGTGAAGAGAAATACATGGATCTGATCCAGTTTAAAATTGCCTATCTGAGAAATGATGCACTTCGTTTCGGAAATCACGTATTGCAGCATACGGTTTCTGCAAAGAATGATTTTCCGGAGCAGTGTTGGGCGGATACGCTATTTATGGCAGCGTTCTTTATGCTGCGGGTAGGTGTAATGACAGAAGATGCAGAATTGATTGATGATGCGTTGAATCAGTTCTGTTGGCATATCCAGTATCTTCAAGATGAAGAAAACGGATTGTGGTATCACGGATACAATAACATCACAAAAGATCATATGTCAGGTTTCCACTGGGGAAGAGCAAACTGCTGGGGAGCTTATACAATGTGTCAGGTGGGACGAATTCTGCCGGAATGCTATCTATATCCACAGTATCTTGAAATTGTAGGAAGTCTGAATGAGCAGTTGTCAGCATTGAAATTATTACAGACAGAGAATGGACTTTGGAGAACAATCCTGGATGATGAAGAGTCCTATGAAGAAATCTCTGCGTCTGCGGGGATTGCAGCTGCATTGACTTTGAAAGGAAATCCGCTTCATTTGAAATATGTGCAGAAATCAATCGATGGAATTCTCGCACATGTAAATCCGGATGGCAGAGTGACCGATGTATCCGGAGGCACGGCGGTGATGAAAGACCGGGAGGGTTACTGTGGTATTTCGAAAAAATGGATCCAGGGATGGGGCCAGGGAATGGCACTTGCATTCTTCAGCGCAGTATTGAATGTGGAAAATATTACAGGGGATGGTGCGTTATGA